From ANME-2 cluster archaeon:
AGAAGCCACATCACCACGGGAAGAAGTGGGCCTATAAATATATCGAACCCTTCCATCGACATTTTGAACATTACGCTCCACGTAACCCGCTTTAGCCAGCCTGTCAAGAGTGCCTGCAACGCTTGATAAAGGGATATTGGTACATTCAGTGATCTGGGAAGTGGTCATGTCACCCCTATCCCATAATGTTTCCATTATATC
This genomic window contains:
- a CDS encoding BlaI/MecI/CopY family transcriptional regulator → MVKIDRINLSNEGYTKFFSPIESDIMETLWDRGDMTTSQITECTNIPLSSVAGTLDRLAKAGYVERNVQNVDGRVRYIYRPTSSRGDVASDITNRILDSLVDCFGELAVENFSKYTSKK